The following are encoded in a window of Candida dubliniensis CD36 chromosome 4, complete sequence genomic DNA:
- a CDS encoding DNA-directed RNA polymerase II subunit, putative (Similar to S. cerevisiae RPB3), translating into MEIDSHEGPSVTIREAEKDHVNFILKNVDLAVANSMRRTIIAEVPTLAIDLVEIDVNTSVLADEFLSHRLGLIPLVSEGIDNLTYSRDCTCDNYCSKCSVTLQLVANCATESTMNVYASDLQKMSHNGSKLGDPVIRDPQARGPLICKLRKHQELSLTCIAKKGIAKEHAKWSPTAAIGFEYDPWNKLKHTDYWYEVDAEAEWPKSKNCDWEEAPDPEAPFDYKAKPSIYYFDVETVGNLPPNEVVIKSIETLQTKLAAISIELNKEDVEVNEAAAGGFTSYGRTEYGGVDGGQTPGGRTPYGDGGFGGAQWG; encoded by the coding sequence ATGGAAATCGATAGTCACGAAGGACCATCAGTAACTATTAGGGAGGCAGAAAAGGATCATGTTAAttttatattgaaaaatgtgGATTTGGCTGTGGCAAATTCAATGAGAAGAACTATTATAGCTGAAGTGCCAACACTAGCCATAGACTTGGTTGAAATAGATGTTAATACATCGGTATTGGCAGATGAGTTCTTATCACATAGATTAGGGCTTATCCCTTTGGTTAGTGAAGGAATCGATAACTTGACTTATTCACGAGATTGTACATGTGACAACTATTGTTCTAAATGTTCTGTGACATTACAGTTAGTAGCAAACTGTGCTACCGAGTCTACTATGAATGTTTATGCATCGGATTTACAAAAGATGTCCCATAATGGTTCCAAATTAGGGGACCCAGTCATTAGAGATCCTCAGGCAAGAGGTCCATTGATTTGTAAATTAAGAAAGCATCAGGAATTATCACTTACGTGTATTGCTAAGAAGGGAATAGCCAAAGAGCATGCTAAATGGTCTCCAACTGCAGCTATAGGGTTTGAATATGATCCTTGGAATAAACTAAAACATACTGACTATTGGTATGAAGTTGATGCCGAAGCAGAATGGCCCAAATCGAAAAATTGTGACTGGGAAGAAGCACCCGATCCAGAGGCACCTTTTGATTACAAAGCAAAGCCATCAATTTATTACTTTGATGTCGAAACTGTCGGTAATTTACCTCCGAATGAAGTGGTAATCAAGTCTATAGAAACTTTGCAAACAAAATTGGCAGCCATTtctattgaattaaataagGAAGATGTTGAAGTTAACGAAGCCGCAGCTGGTGGGTTTACTAGCTATGGTAGAACTGAATATGGCGGTGTTGATGGAGGCCAAACTCCTGGTGGAAGAACACCATACGGTGATGGCGGTTTTGGAGGTGCACAATGGGGTTAA
- a CDS encoding phosphoribosyl-5-amino-1-phosphoribosyl-4-imidazolecarboxiamide isomerase, putative (Similar to S. cerevisiae HIS6;~In S. cerevisiae: catalyzes the fourth step in histidine biosynthesis), translating into MTKFRGCIDIHSGQVKQIVGGTLTQDDSATSESSSTKENFVSTKPSSHYAQLYRDYNVKGCHVIKLGSNPANDDAAKLALSTWPHNLQVGGGINLDNAQYWLNQGASHVILTSWLFTKNKQDKMELDFDKLQSISNLIGKEKLIVDLSCRTVIENDKANWYVAMNKWQTITDTALSAEFLLQVSAYCDELLIHAADVEGLCKGIDEKLVEKLGQWCPVGFEEKIVYAGGAKSINDLDTVAKLSKGKVDLTYGSSLDIFGGKLVNFTDLVEWNKTNRNEN; encoded by the coding sequence ATGACAAAATTCAGGGGCTGCATTGATATCCATTCCGGACAAGTTAAGCAGATTGTTGGTGGAACATTAACTCAAGATGACTCTGCAACTTCTGAATCCTCATCTACTAAAGAAAACTTTGTCTCCACAAAACCCTCCTCACATTACGCACAATTATATAGAGATTATAATGTGAAAGGATGTCATGTCATTAAATTGGGATCTAATCCAGCCAATGATGATGCTGCAAAATTGGCTCTTAGTACTTGGCCACACAATTTACAAGTTGGAGGTGGAATAAATCTCGACAATGCACAGTATTGGTTGAATCAAGGAGCATCACACGTAATTTTGACTAGTTGGTTGTTTACCAAGAATAAGCAGGATAAAATGGAACTcgattttgataaattacaaTCGATAAGTAATTTAATTGGCAAAGAAAAActaattgttgatttaagTTGCCGAACagtaattgaaaatgataaagCAAATTGGTATGTTGCAATGAATAAATGGCAAACAATAACAGACACTGCTCTTTCAGCTGAGTTTTTATTACAAGTAAGTGCCTATTGTGATGAGCTCTTGATTCATGCAGCAGATGTTGAGGGTCTCTGTAAAGGAATCGACGAAAAACTTGTGGAGAAATTGGGCCAATGGTGTCCTGTAGGctttgaagaaaaaatcgTGTATGCTGGGGGTGCCAAACTGATCAATGATTTAGATACTGTTGCTAAGTTAAGTAAAGGAAAAGTTGATTTAACGTATGGAAGCTCATTAGACATATTTGGCGGAAAGTTAGTTAACTTCACTGATTTGGTGGAGTGGAATAAAACTAACAGAAACGAAAACTAA
- a CDS encoding pre-rRNA processing protein, putative (Similar to S. cerevisiae FAF1), translated as MSEDDEYIKALEIQRRNFEAQFGSIEDMGFEDKSKAQAESEDEDENSSQDSSDQSSEEQDSEFDEVGSNVDEEEMYFLEGDEDQDDVPKPKVFKLNDSSNTPPPVVSKQDRKLLKSGRAPTLLEISKKEKLAAKQQAKQQSAKSKAEDEENLANDLKLQRLLKESHILANTLEYSGADLTLQTIDFEDPTGKARRRALDSRIRELASTNSRTGGLPKKLEKMPMAMRKGMIKKRDERIKKYEKDARDAGIVLSKVRKGELRDLDAGKGSTSSSDRLGTGKKVDKRIRDRGLKINGIGRSTRNGLVISQGEIDRVNRGGRKGFRKRR; from the coding sequence ATGagtgaagatgatgaatatATAAAGGCATTGGAAATTCAGAGGAGAAATTTTGAAGCCCAATTTGGGTCTATTGAGGATATGGGATTTGAAGACAAATCAAAGGCTCAAGCAGAATCTGAAGATGAAGACGAGAATTCAAGCCAAGATTCATCAGACCAATCATCGGAAGAACAAGATTCAGAATTCGATGAAGTTGGCTCtaatgttgatgaagagGAAATGTATTTTTTAGAGGGTGATGAAGATCAAGATGATGTCCCCAAACCCAAAGTGTTTAAACTCAATGATAGTTCAAATACACCACCTCCAGTTGTTTCCAAACAGGATCGAAAACTATTAAAATCAGGTCGAGCCCCAACATTATTAGAAATATcgaagaaagaaaagctAGCTGCGAAACAACAAGCCAAACAACAATCTGCTAAATCCAAAGCAGAGGATGAAGAAAATCTTGCCAACGACTTAAAACTACAACGATTGCTAAAGGAATCACATATTTTGGCCAACACGTTAGAATATTCTGGGGCTGATTTGACTTTGCAAACGATTGACTTTGAGGATCCAACAGGTAAAGCACGTAGAAGAGCATTGGATTCGAGAATTCGTGAGTTGGCAAGTACAAATTCAAGAACTGGGGGGTTGCCTAAAAAGTTGGAAAAAATGCCTATGGCTATGAGAAAGGGGATGATTAAGAAACGTGATGAGagaataaagaaatatgAAAAAGACGCAAGAGATGCTGGAATAGTATTATCAAAAGTTAGAAAAGGAGAGCTACGTGATTTGGATGCAGGAAAAGGATCAACCTCATCTAGTGATAGATTGGGTACAGGCAAAAAAGTCGATAAAAGAATCAGAGATAGAGGTTTGAAAATTAATGGTATTGGTAGATCTACTAGAAATGGATTAGTAATATCTCAAGGGGAAATAGATAGAGTAAATCGTGGTGGTAGAAAAGGATTCAGGAAAAGAAGATAA
- a CDS encoding subunit of the condensin complex, putative (Similar to S. cerevisiae BRN1;~In S. cerevisiae: essential protein required for chromosome condensation, likely to function as an intrinsic component of the condensation machinery, may influence multiple aspects of chromosome transmission and dynamics): MMPQVLPKKRSENPDERRISTSSSTNSSNNHNHTPNRTTPTSNRIMANRKVSNRIMSARHVSRSIAEDADTSNSFDDGIGFNENKHTIMSNFEEWIKMATDNKITVKNSWNFDLIDYFHDLNVIKDGENINFQRASATLDGCVKIYSNRVESAATETGKLLSGLSKKDDGHNGNQEAGDGDENENGENDDDDRDGNDEDSRKKRKFNRIVESTLVEFDAIKVKKLEQELAIDPLFKKALAEFDEGGAKSLLLNTLNIDVSGRVVFDATSNPIQETKEANQVEADLQQVQESQTLDTRRSDVSSLKQFLFKNNENFDDLTLCPSLVEFQSALADVNKAKSILNDFNSKITTAAQEPLVFKETEENNDFDFGEFNDFGDNDDFNDDINTNDNSSHNDPYNNIDNTIMKALFNEKTDSSIYSRTQSTAIMDQDLMAYFDDRMKSNWRGPDNWKVAAFKKANNIDQKQPDASIKQESSTQASTAARKKPENIIIDFLNDDDDVDEDILFEPPKNLNSISKKGKFRPSDFILPDDIKYNSARLTNLFTKPQVAIMHYGNKRLQGLDGQTLTDQNYFAEQYRQHEEEERDRLANSFHQAECDDFDNDFGDNNDFGGVDFNDALEADVPDVVASESQSVMGKRRPEYVNFSRVAKRVDVKLLKDNLWVVMKNQLADKKEDPKEDSPDTEVTEKKSTIDFKSVVQNVLRTYRPEQAKDLSTSFCFICVLHLANEHGLAIQSNETHDNLTIIGS, encoded by the coding sequence ATGATGCCACAGGTACTACCAAAAAAACGATCAGAAAACCCAGatgaaagaagaataagTACCAGCAGTAGTACCAATAGTTccaataatcataatcacACCCCCAACAGAACAACTCCAACCTCCAATAGGATTATGGCAAACAGGAAGGTACTGAATCGAATTATGTCGGCGAGACACGTTAGTAGATCTATAGCGGAAGATGCAGACACTAGCAACTCATTTGACGATGGGATTGGATTCAATGAAAATAAGCATACCATCATGTCCAATTTTGAAGAATGGATTAAAATGGCAACagataataaaatcacGGTGAAGAATTCTTGGAactttgatttgattgattatttcCACGATTTGAATGTGATTAAAGACGgtgaaaatataaattttcaaaGGGCATCTGCTACTTTAGATGGTTGCGTGAAAATATATTCGAATAGAGTCGAATCAGCCGCCACTGAAACAGGTAAGTTGTTGAGTGGATTAAGTAAGAAAGATGATGGCCATAATGGTAATCAAGAAGCCGGCGACGgagatgaaaatgaaaatggagaaaatgatgatgacgataGAGACGGCAACGATGAAGATTctagaaagaaaaggaaatttAACCGTATTGTCGAGTCTACGCTAGTTGAGTTTGATGCTataaaagtgaaaaaacTAGAGCAAGAATTGGCTATTGATCCATTATTCAAAAAGGCACTAGCTGAATTCGACGAAGGTGGTGCCAAaagtttattattgaatacATTGAACATAGACGTATCTGGAAGAGTGGTATTTGATGCAACGTCAAACCCTATTCAAGAGACAAAAGAGGCCAATCAGGTGGAAGCTGATCTTCAACAAGTACAGGAATCACAAACATTGGATACGAGACGGTCAGACGTCTCATCACTAAAGCAGTTTTTGTTCAAGAATAACGAGAACTTTGATGATCTAACTCTCTGTCCATCATTAGTAGAGTTCCAATCAGCATTAGCAGATGTCAATAAAGCTAAGAGTATTCtcaatgatttcaattcaaagaTCACCACTGCAGCACAAGAACCGCTTGTATTTAAGGAAACCGAGGAGAACAATGACTTTGATTTTGGGGAGTTTAACGACTTTGGTGACAACGACGACtttaatgatgatatcAATACCAATGATAATAGTAGCCATAACGATCCGTATaacaatattgataatacaATCATGAAAGCCTTGTTCAATGAAAAAACCGACAGCAGTATTTATTCGCGAACACAAAGCACAGCAATTATGGATCAGGACTTGATGGCTTACTTTGATGACCGAATGAAATCAAACTGGCGTGGCCCTGACAATTGGAAAGTTGCTGCATTCAAGAAGGCCAATAATATTGACCAAAAGCAACCCGATGCCTCAATTAAACAAGAATCATCCACCCAGGCATCAACGGCAGCACGAAAAAAGCCtgaaaatattataatagATTTTCTcaatgatgacgatgacgttgatgaagatattctttttgaaccaccaaaaaatttaaactCAATATCAAAGAAAGGTAAATTCAGGCCGTCGGACTTTATACTACCTGATGACATCAAGTATAATTCGGCCAGATTAACCAATTTATTTACAAAACCACAAGTTGCTATAATGCACTACGGAAATAAGAGATTACAGGGACTTGATGGACAGACACTAACCGATCAAAACTATTTTGCAGAACAGTATCGACAAcacgaagaagaagaaagagacAGACTTGCTAATTCGTTCCATCAAGCTGAATGTGAcgattttgataatgacTTTGGTGACAACAATGACTTTGGTGGAGTAGATTTCAATGATGCATTAGAAGCAGATGTACCAGACGTAGTTGCTTCTGAAAGCCAGAGTGTCATGGGTAAGAGACGTCCAGAATATGTCAATTTCTCAAGGGTTGCTAAGCGAGTTGATgtaaaattgttgaaagatAATTTATGGGTTgtaatgaaaaatcaattagCAGACAAAAAAGAGGATCCAAAGGAGGATTCGCCAGATACAGAGGTAACCGAGAAAAAGAGTActattgatttcaaaagcGTTGTTCAAAATGTTTTACGAACATACAGACCAGAGCAGGCAAAGGATTTATCAACcagtttttgttttatttgtgTGCTACATCTTGCCAACGAACATGGATTAGCTATTCAGAGCAATGAAACTCATGATAATTTGACTATTATAGGTTCTTAA
- a CDS encoding subunit of the mitochondrial inner membrane i-AAA protease complex, putative (Similar to S. cerevisiae YME1;~In S. cerevisiae: subunit, with Mgr1p, of the mitochondrial inner membrane i-AAA protease complex, which is responsible for degradation of unfolded or misfolded mitochondrial gene products) codes for MNSLSKIVPISRGIIYSQNSIRSLSTQVLRSTNVHYLRSRYGSNPVANSRRFASHSTINLLQQQEQIANNELNNPQAQLEFYKSLLAYNYPHILVQRFETPGIASSPECVQLYIDALNKVGQTAKAAEVARQQQQQQYQYQTNGGNIGVGLPYGFGSRQEPVHVVVSESLLTILSKWLKWLIPIALLTYGATNAFNYLVENGTIFRNSETSDKSVDVSQSTVRFKDVQGCDEARAELEEIVDFLKDPSKFTGLGGKLPKGVLLTGPPGTGKTLLARATAGEAGVPFFFMSGSEFDELYVGVGAKRIRELFSQARDKAPAIIFIDELDAIGGKRNPKDQAYAKQTLNQLLVELDGFSQTEGIIIIGATNFPESLDKALTRPGRFDKEVIVDLPDVRGRIDILKHHMQNVETADDVDPSIIARGTPGLSGAELMNLVNQAAVHASQLSAPAVDMNHFEWAKDKILMGAAKKKMVITEESRINTAYHEAGHAIMAMFSKGATPLYKATILPRGRALGITFQLPEMDKVDMSKQECFARLDVCMGGKIAEEMINGKENVTSGCASDLSNATSVARAMVTSYGMSDKIGPVRLSDDWESWSPQIRNMADNEVRDYLLESEKRTRKLLYDKRLELKRLAEGLLEYETLTKEEMEKVVKGEPINKAKTMSNTVIKKSSKSSEIKDILNDPMPTA; via the coding sequence ATGAATTCTTTAAGCAAGATAGTACCCATATCCAGGGGTATTATATACAGTCAAAACAGTATAAGAAGCTTGTCTACACAAGTTTTACGATCAACAAACGTACATTATCTCAGATCAAGATATGGCTCAAATCCCGTGGCAAATTCTAGAAGATTTGCATCTCACTCAACAATAAACTtgttacaacaacaagaacagaTTGCAAAcaatgaattaaataacCCTCAAGCACAGTTAGAATTTTACAAATCATTATTGGCTTATAATTACCCACATATTTTGGTTCAGAGATTTGAAACCCCAGGTATTGCCTCATCCCCAGAATGTGTACAGTTGTACATCGATGCATTGAATAAAGTTGGACAAACTGCTAAAGCAGCCGAAGTTGCtcgacaacaacaacaacagcagtaTCAGTATCAAACTAACGGGGGCAACATAGGTGTTGGATTACCATATGGATTTGGTTCAAGACAAGAGCCAGTTcatgttgttgttagtgaatcattattgacaattttatcaaaatggTTAAAATGGTTGATCCCCATTGCCTTGTTAACCTATGGTGCTACTAATGCGTTTAATTATTTGGTGGAAAATGGAACTATTTTTAGAAACAGTGAAACCAGTGATAAATCAGTTGATGTTTCTCAAAGTACAGTTAGATTTAAAGATGTTCAAGGTTGTGACGAGGCAAGAGCTGAATTAGAAGAGATTGTCGATTTCTTGAAAGATCCATCCAAGTTTACGGGGTTAGGTGGTAAATTACCAAAAGGAGTTTTATTAACTGGACCTCCAGGTACTGGTAAGACATTATTGGCAAGAGCTACTGCTGGTGAAGCAGGAGTaccattcttttttatGTCAGGATCGGAATTTGACGAATTATACGTGGGAGTTGGTGCTAAAAGAATTAGAGAACTATTTAGTCAAGCACGTGACAAGGCACCAgcaattatatttattgatgaattggatgCCATTGGAGGCAAAAGAAATCCCAAAGACCAAGCATATGCTAAGCAAacattgaatcaattgttaGTTGAATTGGATGGATTCAGTCAAACTGAAGggatcattattattggtgcAACTAATTTCCCAGAATCTTTAGATAAGGCATTGACGAGACCTGGGAGATTTGATAAAGaagttattgttgatttacCAGATGTTAGGGGTAGAATAGATATCTTGAAACACCATATGCAAAATGTTGAAACTGCCGATGACGTTGATCCTTCCATTATAGCTAGAGGAACCCCTGGGTTGTCTGGTGCTGAATTAATGAACTTGGTGAACCAAGCTGCAGTCCATGCGTCGCAACTATCTGCGCCAGCTGTGGACATGAATCATTTTGAATGGGCCAAAGATAAGATTTTGATGGGTGCAGCTAAGAAAAAGATGGTTATAACTGAAGAAAGTAGAATAAATACTGCATACCACGAAGCTGGTCATGCAATTATGGCTATGTTTTCTAAAGGTGCCACGCCATTATATAAGGCCACAATTTTGCCTAGAGGACGTGCATTGGGTATCACTTTTCAATTACCAGAAATGGATAAAGTGGACATGAGTAAACAGGAATGTTTTGCTAGATTGGATGTTTGTATGGGCGGTAAAATTGCTGAAGAAATGATCAATGGTAAGGAAAACGTTACATCCGGATGTGCTTCTGATTTGTCGAATGCAACAAGTGTTGCTAGGGCCATGGTTACATCGTATGGTATGAGCGATAAAATCGGACCAGTTCGATTAAGTGATGACTGGGAGAGTTGGTCGCCCCAGATTAGAAATATGGCCGATAATGAAGTCAGAGATTATTTGTTGGAGAGTGAAAAAAGAACTAGAAAATTGTTATATGATAAAAGATTAGAATTGAAACGATTGGCGGAAGGTTTATTAGAATACGAGACATTGACTAAGGAGGAAATGGAGAAAGTTGTTAAAGGCGAGCCTATAAACAAGGCCAAGACAATGAGTAATACTGTTATTAAAAAGTCAAGTAAATCCAGTGAGATCAAAGATATACTCAATGACCCGATGCCAACAGCATAA